The Haladaptatus cibarius D43 genome window below encodes:
- a CDS encoding UvrD-helicase domain-containing protein, producing MTNPNDQQQTLIDSTDGIYRVDAGAGTGKTFTITRRYANIVSQTGVSPDDVLLVTFTNNAATEMKERVVEHCNYEMRELADAPIGTFHSLCHDIIQEHGFDAPELLGIDDHITASTRILGEEIVEEAHFSEFIDRFTDDHPEHAEFVRIVRDTSELLGLIHQLSAKGVFPTEDGWYRNSERSLDGEFDAFREIFDSVNEQRGRKQSRLRKKLGRYGRGKCYLPDAPEKSELRGGRGTKQIDESVAKRVFDTDREALKEFVHDVYFEYVRFALRRNYLNFGFLQLFAFVLLCEDDDLREECKYEYVMVDEFQDSSEIQFKLALLLAGTDNFCVVGDWKQSIYSFQYAEVANITEFESRLERFADELNDDGERVGVSTADVNDIALVENYRSTQAILDFSEHSLTTEAAKSDDVDPGIAEEIVPLSSNTEHEYSRIEAVVSDDEHESVLETIQQVVGNEEYAIERDGELLAPRHEDIAVLTRTRDFGRELQDVADEYGIPMAYEGGVELFRTDPAKLLLAWLRILETDSNRGWAVVLEQAGYSLDEVQHVLETGEYPTDMADFRAEIEDMETVGAVARTVFSRYGYDGTDADVLLSTLQSVFDATTMTRGDLIRFVERGIERGTTQEVADGIGSDSVTVQTIHAAKGLEHPIVILANMNEGRFPTRGSDTRAITYGDPVGLRQRKRYAEAHGRPHIYDDWQTDVLRHCLPKNYDEERRLLYVAMTRAESHLVFSAGESPSPLFENLPIDAWERTPDLSVDESVRTEQTKLRISTPDPEGPRGHTPHTLMRDDVFEDREGRGTDFGARLHGFAERYARDEPVEPKSDDQRRVAEFIDSMDGEKIIEENAYLPLTVDGEQVTISGIVDLIHVTPDSVEIVDYKTDLRRDAQSEYEIQLSIYYHVVSAAYPDHEVSAKIFYTALDDALEPSELPEINRLSKAELAELVRERTA from the coding sequence ATGACTAATCCGAACGACCAACAACAGACGCTCATCGACAGCACCGACGGGATTTACAGGGTAGATGCCGGGGCCGGAACCGGAAAAACGTTCACTATCACCCGACGTTACGCGAATATCGTTTCGCAAACGGGCGTCTCCCCGGACGACGTTCTGCTCGTCACGTTCACCAACAACGCGGCGACGGAGATGAAAGAGCGCGTGGTCGAACACTGCAATTACGAAATGCGCGAACTGGCGGACGCGCCTATCGGGACGTTTCATAGCCTCTGTCACGACATCATTCAAGAACACGGCTTCGACGCACCAGAGTTGCTCGGCATCGACGACCATATCACCGCCAGTACGCGAATTCTCGGGGAGGAAATCGTGGAGGAAGCCCACTTTTCGGAGTTCATCGACCGATTCACCGACGACCACCCGGAACACGCCGAGTTCGTCAGAATCGTCCGAGATACGAGCGAACTGCTCGGACTGATTCACCAACTGTCCGCGAAAGGCGTCTTTCCAACCGAAGACGGCTGGTACCGAAACAGTGAGCGGTCGCTTGACGGCGAGTTCGACGCCTTTCGAGAGATATTCGACTCCGTGAACGAACAGCGCGGGCGCAAGCAGTCCCGTCTCCGCAAAAAGTTGGGGCGGTACGGGCGCGGAAAATGCTACCTTCCCGATGCACCGGAAAAGTCCGAACTGCGCGGCGGCAGGGGGACGAAACAGATCGACGAATCGGTCGCAAAACGCGTCTTCGATACCGACCGGGAAGCGCTGAAGGAGTTCGTCCACGACGTGTATTTCGAGTACGTCCGGTTCGCGCTCCGGCGGAACTACCTCAATTTCGGCTTCCTCCAGTTGTTCGCGTTCGTCTTACTCTGTGAGGACGACGACCTGCGAGAGGAATGCAAATACGAGTACGTGATGGTGGACGAGTTTCAGGATTCGAGCGAAATCCAGTTCAAACTCGCCCTCCTGCTGGCCGGAACCGACAACTTCTGCGTCGTCGGCGACTGGAAACAGAGCATCTACTCGTTTCAGTACGCCGAGGTGGCGAACATCACCGAGTTCGAATCCCGACTTGAGAGATTCGCCGACGAACTGAACGACGACGGGGAGCGCGTCGGGGTTTCTACTGCGGACGTGAACGACATCGCACTGGTCGAAAACTACCGATCCACGCAGGCCATCCTCGACTTTTCGGAACACAGCCTCACGACGGAAGCCGCGAAATCTGACGACGTAGACCCGGGCATCGCCGAGGAGATCGTCCCGCTCTCCTCGAACACGGAACACGAATATTCGCGCATCGAGGCCGTCGTCAGCGACGACGAACACGAATCCGTGTTGGAGACGATTCAGCAGGTCGTCGGAAACGAGGAGTACGCCATCGAACGAGACGGCGAACTACTCGCCCCACGCCACGAGGATATTGCGGTTCTCACCCGAACTCGGGATTTCGGCCGTGAACTACAGGACGTGGCCGACGAGTACGGCATCCCGATGGCGTACGAAGGCGGCGTCGAACTGTTCCGCACCGACCCGGCGAAACTCCTCCTCGCGTGGCTTCGCATCCTCGAAACCGATTCGAATCGAGGGTGGGCCGTCGTGTTGGAACAGGCGGGCTACAGTCTGGACGAGGTTCAGCACGTCCTCGAAACTGGAGAATATCCGACCGACATGGCCGACTTCCGCGCCGAAATCGAGGATATGGAAACCGTCGGCGCGGTTGCCAGAACGGTCTTTTCGCGGTACGGCTACGACGGAACTGACGCCGACGTGTTGCTCTCGACCCTGCAATCGGTGTTCGACGCGACGACGATGACTCGGGGCGACCTGATTCGATTTGTAGAGCGCGGTATCGAACGCGGAACCACGCAGGAGGTGGCCGACGGAATCGGCTCTGATTCGGTGACGGTGCAGACGATTCACGCTGCGAAGGGACTCGAACATCCGATCGTGATTTTGGCGAACATGAACGAAGGCCGATTCCCGACCCGAGGCTCTGACACCCGGGCCATCACCTACGGCGACCCGGTCGGACTCCGCCAGCGAAAACGTTACGCAGAAGCGCACGGCCGACCGCACATCTACGACGACTGGCAAACCGACGTTCTCCGGCACTGTCTTCCGAAAAACTACGACGAGGAACGGAGACTGCTGTACGTGGCGATGACGCGGGCCGAATCACATCTCGTTTTCTCGGCGGGCGAGTCCCCGAGTCCGCTGTTCGAGAACCTTCCAATTGATGCGTGGGAACGAACGCCCGACCTCTCGGTGGACGAGTCAGTTCGCACCGAACAGACGAAACTTCGGATTTCGACGCCCGACCCGGAAGGGCCGAGAGGCCACACACCGCACACGCTCATGCGCGACGACGTGTTCGAAGACCGCGAGGGACGCGGCACCGATTTCGGCGCGCGACTCCACGGTTTCGCGGAGCGCTACGCACGCGACGAACCGGTCGAACCGAAATCCGACGACCAGCGCCGGGTTGCCGAGTTTATCGACTCGATGGACGGCGAGAAAATAATCGAGGAGAACGCCTACCTGCCGCTCACGGTTGACGGCGAACAGGTGACGATTTCGGGGATCGTGGATTTGATTCACGTCACCCCAGATTCAGTCGAAATAGTGGATTACAAAACTGACCTTCGCAGAGACGCCCAATCGGAGTACGAAATTCAGTTGAGCATCTACTACCACGTCGTTTCGGCGGCCTATCCAGACCACGAGGTGTCAGCGAAAATTTTCTACACCGCACTGGACGACGCACTCGAACCGAGTGAGCTTCCCGAAATAAACCGACTGTCGAAGGCGGAACTGGCCGAATTGGTACGGGAGCGAACGGCGTAG